Proteins encoded in a region of the Methanofastidiosum sp. genome:
- a CDS encoding VCBS repeat-containing protein, protein MQKSLVLILTLILIFANFSQTTSEDLIKWRHHTTDEVKGVALGDVDGDGRFDVVLGGGDYIYALDVFGQEIWKRKTINFVNSVSAGDLDGDGRSDVAVGLINNGIEVFNSDGEKLWEYWMRTPIQKIIIKDIDSDGYGEIIAISHNRTFIDNAWVIINHDGCVRFQSKDLFFPDFELKGYYSGTSKKWEADNELRFLIAEDINGDGYTEFISSTRLNDIIVFDYNRNPLWGYHFDYTITSLSVGDVERDGFKEILLGVNKKLIILTKDGFNLKEYSFDSDIKAATAFKDEFNTSFVIVGKDNTLYAYDWGKEIFNHKFDENIHLIYYDNLDYKNEVEIITGTNDGVYVLSTKGKRLFTYRTHSPVIEVFTINLNYKGEKELIIASTDIDAITYQELKEIQIPDSQSNQQQIEETIRKANAVFNTGKALYDVGEYQAAINRFNEARTIYQSVSYSEGVNNSGTFISNATLHIQAKSLEDQALSLRNEKKYEEAKSTYKAAKDLYSVTNDTVKTQEMDQKIAEIDDLITAESFSRFVMTFAIIVVIVAAIGIIFFFLRKRKKSKQGA, encoded by the coding sequence ATGCAAAAAAGTTTGGTTTTAATTTTAACATTAATTTTAATTTTTGCCAACTTCAGTCAAACTACTTCTGAAGACTTAATTAAATGGCGCCATCATACTACTGATGAAGTCAAAGGAGTCGCTTTAGGGGATGTCGATGGCGATGGCAGATTTGATGTTGTTCTAGGGGGCGGAGATTATATCTATGCCCTTGATGTCTTCGGCCAAGAAATATGGAAAAGGAAAACAATTAATTTTGTGAATAGCGTTTCTGCAGGAGACCTAGATGGTGATGGAAGAAGTGATGTGGCGGTTGGCCTTATTAATAATGGCATAGAAGTTTTTAACTCGGATGGAGAAAAGCTTTGGGAATATTGGATGCGCACCCCCATTCAAAAGATAATTATCAAAGATATCGATTCAGACGGATATGGCGAGATAATTGCTATATCTCATAATAGAACATTTATTGATAACGCTTGGGTGATAATTAATCACGATGGATGTGTCCGATTCCAAAGTAAAGATTTATTTTTCCCAGATTTTGAATTAAAAGGCTATTATAGCGGAACTTCAAAAAAATGGGAAGCTGACAACGAACTTAGATTTCTTATTGCAGAGGATATTAACGGAGACGGCTATACCGAATTCATTTCATCTACACGATTAAATGATATAATAGTTTTTGATTATAATAGGAACCCTTTGTGGGGATACCATTTTGATTATACTATAACTTCTTTGTCTGTGGGTGATGTGGAGCGAGACGGATTTAAAGAAATATTACTAGGGGTTAATAAAAAACTCATTATCCTGACAAAAGATGGATTTAATTTGAAAGAATATTCTTTTGACAGCGATATCAAAGCTGCAACTGCATTTAAAGATGAATTCAATACTTCATTTGTTATAGTGGGTAAAGATAATACGCTTTATGCATATGATTGGGGTAAAGAAATATTTAATCATAAATTTGATGAGAATATTCACTTAATCTACTATGATAATCTTGATTATAAAAATGAAGTAGAAATCATAACAGGAACTAATGACGGGGTATACGTATTAAGTACTAAAGGAAAGAGACTTTTTACATATAGGACTCACTCGCCTGTAATTGAAGTATTTACTATAAATCTTAATTATAAAGGTGAGAAGGAATTAATTATAGCTTCAACCGATATAGATGCAATTACTTATCAAGAATTAAAAGAAATTCAGATTCCAGACTCTCAATCAAATCAACAACAAATAGAAGAGACTATACGAAAGGCAAATGCTGTTTTTAATACGGGGAAAGCACTGTATGATGTTGGAGAGTACCAGGCAGCAATTAATAGGTTTAACGAAGCAAGAACTATATACCAATCTGTATCCTATAGCGAAGGAGTAAATAATTCTGGAACTTTCATTTCAAATGCCACCTTACATATCCAAGCCAAATCATTAGAGGATCAAGCTCTTTCTCTAAGAAATGAAAAGAAATATGAAGAAGCCAAGTCAACCTATAAGGCCGCAAAGGATCTTTATTCAGTAACTAACGACACAGTTAAAACTCAAGAGATGGATCAAAAAATAGCTGAAATTGACGATTTAATTACTGCTGAATCTTTTTCTAGATTTGTAATGACTTTTGCTATTATAGTGGTCATAGTAGCAGCAATAGGGATAATATTCTTCTTCCTCAGAAAAAGAAAAAAATCTAAACAAGGTGCTTAA
- a CDS encoding MFS transporter gives MNNRQKIIIYSLIGFCINISYISGNLFISNYSQVLGASKSFIGLINAILPFFSILTAPLFARKAAKLRRKLPIIKTGLIIGAFFSILLFFSYDKILIFIFRMGMGVSFGATMGLTNSLATEIDTEKRGKYFGIYSASCSFGWAVGSLLVGIVISQKYNNAFLIPIIFLTIGFVTTLFAKEKYTASDYFGIDFQTFKKFLPFYRTLFLRHSVATTLWAFLPLYLEFTLGFDRLIISSIFFINNSLQVLTMSLVGHLSDRIKKTYLVFAGLIGSFLFILTFTIIKNPIEFMLLQILVAFSWALVYLGTSSLVTSYSTWNERGEAISGLSMTLNLSSIVGPLLGGIIYGLSDFVTMLYLMLPLCLLAIISSIFLKEKEEISHNIYK, from the coding sequence ATGAACAATAGACAAAAAATAATTATTTATTCTTTGATAGGATTCTGCATAAATATTTCTTATATCAGCGGTAATTTATTTATTTCAAATTATTCCCAAGTATTGGGAGCATCCAAATCGTTTATTGGATTGATTAATGCCATCTTACCTTTCTTTTCAATATTGACGGCACCACTATTTGCTAGAAAAGCTGCAAAACTTAGAAGAAAACTTCCAATAATTAAAACAGGACTTATAATAGGGGCTTTTTTTTCAATATTGCTCTTCTTTTCTTATGATAAAATTCTCATCTTTATTTTTAGAATGGGGATGGGAGTATCTTTTGGCGCTACAATGGGATTGACTAATTCTCTAGCCACTGAAATAGATACTGAAAAAAGAGGAAAATATTTTGGGATTTACAGCGCTTCATGTTCTTTTGGATGGGCAGTTGGTTCGCTTCTTGTCGGCATAGTAATTTCTCAAAAATATAACAATGCTTTTCTTATCCCTATTATATTTCTTACAATTGGTTTTGTTACTACACTTTTCGCTAAAGAGAAGTACACTGCTTCCGACTATTTTGGAATAGATTTCCAAACATTCAAAAAATTCCTTCCCTTTTATAGAACTTTATTTCTAAGGCATTCAGTGGCAACAACATTGTGGGCATTCTTGCCTCTTTATCTTGAGTTTACCTTAGGGTTTGACAGGTTAATAATATCCTCTATTTTTTTCATAAATAATTCTTTGCAAGTTTTAACTATGTCTTTAGTTGGGCATTTGTCAGATAGGATAAAGAAGACATACCTTGTATTTGCAGGATTAATTGGCTCATTTTTGTTCATACTCACTTTTACAATAATTAAGAATCCAATTGAATTCATGTTGCTCCAGATATTAGTTGCATTCTCTTGGGCATTAGTATATCTGGGAACTTCTTCTCTTGTCACATCCTATTCGACTTGGAATGAAAGAGGTGAGGCGATATCTGGACTTTCTATGACGTTAAATCTATCTAGTATAGTCGGACCTTTACTTGGAGGAATAATATATGGATTGTCAGACTTTGTTACTATGTTGTATCTGATGCTACCCTTATGTTTATTAGCAATTATATCTTCTATTTTCCTAAAAGAAAAGGAAGAGATTTCCCACAATATTTATAAATAA
- a CDS encoding DNA alkylation repair protein, whose translation MECQSIIEKLKMISDPKTLEGMSRYGIKTDKAFGVSIPNIRALAKQVGKDHVLAQTLWELGYHETKILASMIDDPKKLTNEQMENWAKDFDSWDVCDQVCNNLFGKSSLAFDKSFEWCKRGEEFVKRAGYVLMAVLAVHDKTRADEDFFKFMPEIFNGSTDERLYVKKAVNWALRQIGKRNLILHKKAIEYAQNIQKIDSKSAKWIASDALRELQNPEILERIKK comes from the coding sequence ATGGAATGTCAATCCATTATAGAAAAATTAAAGATGATTTCTGACCCTAAAACTTTAGAGGGAATGTCAAGATACGGAATTAAAACAGACAAGGCATTTGGAGTTTCAATCCCCAATATAAGGGCATTGGCAAAACAAGTAGGTAAAGATCATGTTTTGGCTCAGACATTATGGGAATTAGGTTATCACGAAACTAAAATTCTTGCCAGCATGATCGACGATCCAAAAAAACTCACAAATGAACAAATGGAGAATTGGGCCAAAGACTTTGACTCATGGGATGTATGCGACCAGGTCTGTAATAATCTTTTTGGAAAAAGCTCTTTGGCTTTTGACAAATCTTTTGAGTGGTGTAAACGAGGCGAAGAATTTGTTAAAAGGGCAGGCTATGTTCTAATGGCAGTTTTAGCAGTTCACGATAAAACTAGGGCAGATGAAGATTTTTTTAAGTTTATGCCTGAAATTTTTAATGGCTCAACAGATGAGCGATTATACGTCAAAAAAGCAGTAAACTGGGCTTTAAGGCAAATAGGTAAGAGAAATCTTATTTTACATAAAAAAGCTATTGAATATGCACAAAACATTCAAAAAATTGATTCCAAATCTGCAAAGTGGATAGCTTCCGATGCATTAAGAGAATTACAAAATCCAGAAATCTTAGAACGAATTAAAAAATAA
- a CDS encoding prenyltransferase — MKNDKLASWLKITRLQFYPMTWLAYTVGALCSFKILNNFDLTIYVLGYMALFLIEFATVISNEYYDYETDKINKNYSQFTGGSRMIVEEMITFKQAKNAIFISLTLVCSLTIILTLRYNIYAFLILALGALLGLAYTVPPLKLSYRGLGEIDVGITHSFYIVLAGFLLQSPKLNIILPWLVSIPLFFAIFGAIILAGFPDYEADKRIGKKTLTVILGQRKASLISVLSISISIISSFLFLYSGIFGFSSVIFLIVIIHGFLLLYLLFSQVMKNVIENRIDKLLQISLSYILWFTIIPLLYLLNVF; from the coding sequence ATGAAAAACGATAAGTTAGCTTCTTGGCTTAAGATAACTAGACTCCAATTTTACCCTATGACGTGGCTTGCATATACTGTAGGTGCTTTATGCTCCTTTAAAATACTAAATAATTTTGATTTGACTATTTATGTCCTAGGGTATATGGCTTTGTTTTTGATAGAATTTGCAACTGTAATCTCTAACGAGTATTATGACTATGAAACCGATAAAATAAATAAAAATTATAGCCAATTTACCGGCGGATCTAGAATGATAGTAGAAGAAATGATTACATTCAAGCAGGCAAAGAATGCGATATTTATCTCCCTTACTCTTGTCTGTTCTTTGACTATTATTTTAACATTAAGATATAACATCTACGCTTTTTTAATATTAGCACTTGGAGCTTTACTGGGTTTGGCCTATACAGTTCCACCATTAAAATTATCATATAGGGGTTTAGGAGAAATTGATGTTGGGATAACCCATAGTTTTTACATTGTATTGGCGGGATTTTTATTACAATCTCCAAAACTAAATATTATCCTCCCATGGCTAGTATCAATACCCTTATTCTTTGCTATTTTTGGGGCCATAATCCTTGCAGGTTTTCCAGATTATGAAGCAGATAAAAGAATAGGGAAAAAAACACTTACAGTAATACTAGGTCAAAGAAAAGCGTCACTAATCTCAGTCTTATCGATTTCAATATCTATTATTTCGAGCTTTTTATTTTTATATTCTGGGATATTTGGGTTTTCAAGTGTGATATTTCTCATTGTTATAATTCACGGATTTTTACTCCTATACCTATTGTTTTCACAAGTAATGAAAAATGTAATTGAAAATAGAATTGACAAATTACTTCAGATTTCATTGTCATACATCTTATGGTTCACTATAATTCCACTTTTGTATTTACTAAATGTTTTTTAA
- a CDS encoding Lrp/AsnC ligand binding domain-containing protein, whose protein sequence is MVYAYVLITVSIGKIKEVIEAVKKIEGVIEADVITGPYDAIAKIKANDLGELTKTVIQQIHYIEGVIDTTTAIVISV, encoded by the coding sequence ATGGTATATGCATATGTTTTGATAACAGTTTCAATAGGAAAAATAAAGGAAGTAATTGAAGCTGTAAAGAAGATTGAAGGAGTAATAGAAGCCGATGTTATAACTGGCCCATACGATGCCATTGCAAAAATAAAAGCAAATGATTTAGGTGAACTTACAAAAACAGTAATCCAACAGATTCATTACATTGAAGGTGTAATTGATACAACAACTGCGATAGTAATCTCCGTATAA
- a CDS encoding oligosaccharide repeat unit polymerase produces the protein MKYLNGIFSFLEKEFSNSLVNKSSLKFFRAIQKFPSFPFEIDKFDDYLKNSIFLKFSPLIVIVSILLFFSFSDHPLSPIGTLVVILGTVSFYIGSLVKIPNIRKINKKYFFPLLIIFLILFLLSMIKIESFGFYVKLSLIPLLLIGITERENKDFFVSLLMVSIVILLKGFWALSFPFIFFSLIYLVVTYRGGLIKYLEDNTYNLIFILLSLGLIFYFLDLIIAGDIPLFNVQVRNSLDPFFTMISHLFPMGSILLISYVGLTKKYSYKKARFISIFFTFLSLFLMALLGYRTQVIFILLGALICGSMVGIWKKSELIIIGTGSVISLLTLTMVRDILLGVNLSLFESLRTRISLTTDVMDILANMGGGFGLTNGAIHIATHPYLARLMPGIAYSPRRMIAVLVGERSVSITSTIFGPLAIDFGLIGVIIGMAFLGFFLSNLYKSAEREKGERKIILVGLYSMVLSYTIIGIETGILDLEVMLLFIISLSYLLFIINRKII, from the coding sequence ATGAAGTACTTAAATGGTATTTTTTCTTTCTTAGAAAAAGAATTTTCAAATAGTTTAGTTAATAAGTCCTCTTTGAAATTCTTTAGGGCTATCCAAAAATTTCCGTCTTTTCCTTTTGAGATAGATAAATTCGATGATTATCTTAAAAACTCGATATTTTTGAAATTTTCACCATTAATTGTTATAGTGTCAATATTATTATTCTTTAGCTTTTCCGATCATCCCCTCTCGCCAATTGGAACCTTAGTTGTCATCTTGGGAACAGTTTCATTTTACATTGGCTCTTTAGTCAAAATACCAAATATCCGAAAAATCAACAAAAAATATTTTTTTCCTCTTTTGATCATTTTCTTAATATTATTCTTGCTCAGCATGATAAAAATCGAATCTTTTGGATTTTATGTAAAACTGAGCCTTATACCGCTTCTCCTTATAGGAATCACTGAAAGAGAAAATAAAGATTTTTTTGTATCTCTTTTGATGGTAAGTATAGTCATATTACTAAAAGGATTCTGGGCCTTATCGTTTCCTTTTATTTTTTTCAGCTTAATCTATCTGGTTGTGACTTATCGGGGTGGATTAATAAAATACTTGGAGGACAATACATATAATTTAATATTTATTCTTTTATCGCTGGGCCTAATTTTTTACTTTCTCGATTTGATTATAGCTGGTGACATACCCTTATTTAATGTTCAAGTAAGAAACTCTTTAGACCCTTTCTTTACAATGATATCCCATCTTTTCCCGATGGGATCAATTCTTTTAATCTCATATGTTGGTCTTACAAAGAAATATTCATACAAAAAAGCCAGATTCATCTCTATTTTTTTTACATTCCTCTCGCTTTTCTTAATGGCCTTGTTAGGCTACAGAACTCAAGTTATTTTTATTTTGTTGGGGGCATTAATCTGTGGTTCAATGGTTGGCATATGGAAAAAATCTGAACTAATTATAATTGGTACAGGGTCTGTGATTTCATTATTGACTTTAACAATGGTGCGTGATATCCTGCTAGGAGTCAATCTTTCTCTTTTTGAATCGCTTAGAACAAGGATAAGCCTTACTACCGATGTTATGGATATACTAGCCAACATGGGAGGGGGATTCGGATTGACAAACGGAGCAATTCATATTGCAACTCACCCTTATCTTGCTAGATTAATGCCTGGTATAGCATACTCGCCAAGAAGGATGATAGCAGTACTTGTTGGAGAGAGATCAGTTTCTATAACTTCAACAATATTTGGGCCTTTAGCTATTGACTTTGGCCTAATTGGAGTTATAATTGGAATGGCCTTTTTAGGATTTTTCTTATCAAATCTTTATAAATCTGCAGAACGCGAAAAAGGAGAAAGGAAGATAATATTGGTAGGGCTTTACAGTATGGTATTAAGTTACACCATAATAGGTATTGAAACAGGCATACTTGACCTAGAAGTTATGCTCCTATTTATAATTTCATTATCTTATCTTCTTTTTATAATTAATAGAAAAATTATTTAA
- a CDS encoding winged helix-turn-helix transcriptional regulator, with protein sequence MKMNKKGIKILRSLLAIKGFPQKNKIAEETGLSIQTVTPFINKMIDDGVVKGFTAIIEPDKLGYHQVHFLLNIQKGINDEAINFLKNMDRVLYVTSGFGNSDCQLVVAIPADRTDLIPSYMESMRQSGIFKSEMSIHVVTKSHFPLPDFLRNEDLE encoded by the coding sequence ATGAAAATGAACAAAAAAGGAATTAAAATTCTAAGATCTCTTCTTGCAATCAAAGGATTTCCCCAGAAGAACAAGATTGCTGAAGAAACGGGACTATCAATACAGACAGTAACACCTTTCATTAACAAAATGATAGACGATGGCGTGGTAAAAGGATTCACAGCCATAATAGAACCCGACAAATTAGGATACCACCAGGTTCATTTTCTCTTGAATATACAAAAAGGCATAAATGATGAAGCTATTAATTTCCTAAAGAATATGGACAGAGTTCTATATGTAACTTCCGGATTTGGAAATTCAGACTGCCAGTTAGTTGTGGCAATACCTGCGGACAGAACAGATTTAATCCCAAGTTACATGGAGTCTATGAGGCAGTCTGGAATATTCAAGAGTGAAATGAGTATTCATGTAGTTACAAAGAGCCATTTCCCGTTACCAGATTTCCTTAGAAATGAAGACTTAGAATAA
- a CDS encoding acyl-CoA reductase, whose translation MSKLKGYYLPKSLKSIEKEMEFSEKKVNDYSLLLPNINQDNIKEIVTGLKENRKKYLINMPFPEIAKIYGAVSRTWSDNNYEKKKIALELLPVLTNLSPELIEFYQFRSIYKIDEKTINFLSTLKLPPDVFKNFTPIDNANTFVRAYAGFRDKIALKKITQYNQELELVTYITPSNVPGFIESLGIFIASIVRASGLIKTPSVQPLFAPLYAESVAEQSKQIGETIAVVPWAGGDKSIEDVIFRNSNVVSVVSSTQTAISVKARVDELNKSGSSIKGCYHGGKFGIELIGREMANHDVAGLAAIDGIGYEGYMCGSPAFGFFVEEGGELSPLEFAEALAGEMEKISRSIPQTNFFRKLRDIKIGEIISRPEFDGGQKIFASSENNFAVIYESNFNLNPIGQNRLIRVFGVKNLEEVIGEMKPWKDYLQTAGVAIGNDRLKILSELMGKTGFSNIRVVGTVALPRLGEAWDGYYPVYEFFIPDSIHWTSINTIDFENEIKELTKIKNAVVKKGVFNPSLGIR comes from the coding sequence ATGTCAAAACTAAAAGGGTATTACCTTCCTAAATCTCTAAAGTCGATAGAGAAAGAAATGGAATTCAGTGAAAAAAAAGTCAACGATTATTCTTTGTTATTGCCAAATATTAATCAAGACAACATAAAAGAAATAGTAACTGGACTAAAAGAAAATAGAAAAAAATATCTTATAAATATGCCCTTTCCAGAAATTGCTAAGATATATGGGGCAGTATCAAGAACGTGGTCAGATAATAACTATGAAAAAAAGAAGATCGCTCTTGAATTACTTCCAGTGTTGACAAATCTTTCACCAGAGTTAATAGAGTTTTATCAGTTTAGGTCCATATATAAAATAGATGAGAAGACTATTAATTTTCTATCAACTTTAAAATTACCGCCAGATGTTTTTAAGAATTTTACTCCAATTGACAACGCAAATACTTTTGTTAGGGCATACGCAGGATTTAGAGACAAAATTGCACTAAAAAAAATAACTCAGTATAACCAAGAACTGGAGTTGGTGACTTACATAACACCCTCTAATGTACCTGGATTTATAGAAAGTCTTGGGATTTTTATAGCAAGCATAGTAAGAGCTTCAGGCTTAATTAAAACCCCTTCCGTTCAACCTCTATTTGCACCTTTATATGCGGAATCAGTAGCTGAACAAAGCAAACAGATAGGTGAAACTATCGCGGTGGTACCGTGGGCAGGAGGGGATAAATCAATTGAGGATGTAATATTTCGAAACTCAAATGTAGTCAGTGTAGTTTCCAGCACTCAAACTGCAATTTCAGTTAAGGCAAGGGTAGATGAATTAAATAAAAGTGGAAGTTCCATTAAAGGATGTTATCATGGGGGAAAATTTGGAATTGAACTAATCGGGAGAGAAATGGCAAATCATGATGTTGCGGGCCTTGCTGCAATTGATGGAATTGGGTATGAAGGATATATGTGCGGGTCTCCTGCTTTTGGATTTTTTGTTGAAGAAGGTGGGGAGCTGAGCCCATTAGAATTTGCAGAAGCTTTAGCCGGTGAAATGGAAAAAATATCGAGATCAATACCCCAGACTAATTTTTTCAGGAAGTTAAGAGATATTAAAATTGGAGAAATAATATCAAGGCCTGAATTCGACGGAGGTCAGAAAATTTTTGCTTCTTCTGAAAATAATTTTGCAGTAATATATGAATCAAATTTTAATCTAAATCCTATAGGGCAAAATAGATTAATACGTGTCTTTGGAGTTAAGAATCTTGAAGAAGTAATTGGTGAAATGAAACCATGGAAGGATTATCTACAGACGGCAGGAGTTGCAATAGGAAATGATAGGCTCAAAATCCTATCAGAGTTAATGGGAAAGACTGGATTTTCAAACATAAGAGTTGTTGGAACTGTAGCTTTGCCACGATTAGGCGAAGCATGGGACGGATACTATCCAGTATATGAATTTTTCATCCCCGATAGTATCCACTGGACTTCCATCAATACAATTGACTTTGAAAATGAGATAAAAGAGCTTACTAAAATAAAGAATGCAGTCGTAAAGAAAGGTGTTTTTAATCCATCTCTTGGAATTCGCTGA
- a CDS encoding TrmB family transcriptional regulator sugar-binding domain-containing protein, whose product MKRLNLFDLAIIVLVVASLISFSTKYFEKEPIDEYSYTGSQIYSAVRFFDLSDGKGFRYLVKVDGSYISDYSPFNEEGVVVGTSQGTFLLKLIDGRILTVGGRTSFKEDIASHNIKVTMLNGSTVHYMQKAFFVNDLIEAKNKINNTSKFLDNYNIIDTTISGDIVIDGKFPNDITFDKELSDKIAKEIFYLKDVKVKSSENGITLSVIGIGTNDFEILQSVLSPYGPTKYYFPDFRTFVLTDNIPNSDISIIQASTVEGIIGDIHVRI is encoded by the coding sequence ATGAAAAGATTAAATCTCTTTGATTTGGCAATAATTGTTTTAGTGGTGGCTTCATTAATTTCATTCTCCACCAAGTATTTTGAAAAAGAGCCAATTGATGAATATTCCTATACTGGCTCACAAATATACAGTGCTGTTCGATTTTTTGATTTGTCTGATGGGAAGGGATTTAGGTATCTTGTTAAAGTTGATGGTTCCTATATAAGCGATTATTCCCCTTTTAACGAAGAGGGTGTAGTTGTTGGAACATCACAAGGTACTTTCTTATTGAAACTAATAGACGGCAGGATTTTAACTGTTGGGGGGCGAACTTCATTCAAAGAAGACATAGCTTCACACAACATTAAAGTCACAATGCTAAATGGATCTACAGTCCATTATATGCAAAAAGCATTTTTTGTCAATGATCTAATCGAAGCAAAAAACAAGATAAATAATACTTCAAAATTTTTAGATAATTATAATATAATTGATACAACAATTTCTGGGGATATTGTAATTGATGGCAAATTCCCTAATGATATTACATTTGATAAAGAATTATCCGATAAAATAGCAAAAGAGATTTTCTACTTAAAAGATGTAAAAGTAAAGTCATCTGAAAATGGAATTACTTTGAGTGTTATTGGTATAGGAACAAATGATTTTGAAATATTGCAATCTGTTCTTTCCCCATATGGCCCAACAAAATATTATTTTCCTGATTTTAGAACATTCGTGCTTACAGATAATATCCCAAATTCCGACATATCTATCATTCAAGCTAGCACTGTAGAAGGGATAATTGGGGATATTCATGTGAGGATTTAG
- the thsB gene encoding thermosome subunit beta, giving the protein MAEIRQPMSVQPEGAQRFMGRDAQRMNILAGRIVAETVKTTLGPRGMDKMLVDSLGDVVITNDGATILSEMDIAHPAAKMIVEVAKTQDEEVGDGTTTAVVIAGELLKRAEDLLDQEVHATVVASGYKLAAEKAEEILKDIGDKITINDDDILLEIAKTAMTGKGAEKSKDTLAPLALKAVKQVAVKENGNYTVETEDIKVEKKEGGSVEDSKLIQGLIIDKERVHDGMPKKLKDAKIALLDCALEVKETETDAEIRITSPDQLQAFLDQEEAMLKKMVDQIKASGATVVFCQKGIDDLAQHYLAKSGIYAARRVKKSDMKKLAKATGARVVNKIADLEGKDLGHAGSVEEKKIGGDEMTFVEGCKDPKAVSLLLRGGTEHFLEEVERALEDAIGVISTAIEDGTICAGGGAAEMELSKRLNEYAEKISGREQLAVKAFAQAMEVIPRTLAENAGMDPIDTIVALKASHETKDHKRYGIDVFDGKVKDMMKAGVVEPLRIKEQAVKSASESAIMILRIDDVIAASGIGKRRGMGGDDDMDMGGMGGMPGGMPGMM; this is encoded by the coding sequence ATGGCAGAAATTAGACAACCAATGAGTGTCCAACCTGAAGGCGCTCAGAGATTTATGGGCAGAGATGCTCAAAGAATGAATATTCTTGCTGGAAGAATAGTAGCAGAAACAGTAAAGACGACACTTGGTCCAAGAGGTATGGACAAAATGCTCGTTGACTCACTAGGAGACGTAGTCATCACAAACGATGGTGCTACAATACTTAGCGAGATGGATATAGCTCATCCAGCAGCAAAAATGATTGTAGAAGTAGCAAAGACACAAGATGAGGAAGTTGGAGACGGTACAACAACAGCAGTTGTCATTGCCGGAGAACTTCTAAAAAGGGCCGAAGATCTTCTCGATCAAGAAGTACACGCAACAGTTGTTGCATCTGGTTACAAACTTGCAGCTGAAAAGGCTGAAGAAATATTGAAAGATATTGGCGACAAGATTACAATCAATGACGATGATATACTTCTTGAAATTGCAAAGACTGCAATGACTGGAAAGGGCGCAGAAAAATCAAAGGATACCTTAGCACCTTTAGCACTTAAAGCAGTAAAGCAGGTAGCTGTAAAAGAAAATGGAAACTACACAGTTGAAACTGAAGACATTAAGGTAGAGAAGAAAGAAGGTGGAAGTGTAGAAGATTCAAAACTCATCCAGGGACTTATTATTGACAAGGAAAGAGTCCACGACGGCATGCCAAAGAAACTAAAAGATGCAAAAATAGCTTTACTTGACTGTGCACTTGAAGTAAAAGAAACTGAAACTGATGCAGAAATTAGAATTACTTCTCCTGACCAGCTTCAAGCATTCTTGGATCAAGAAGAAGCAATGCTAAAGAAGATGGTAGATCAGATAAAAGCATCTGGCGCAACAGTCGTATTCTGTCAGAAGGGAATTGATGATTTAGCTCAGCACTACCTTGCAAAGAGTGGAATATACGCTGCAAGAAGAGTAAAAAAGAGCGATATGAAGAAACTTGCCAAAGCAACAGGTGCAAGAGTTGTAAACAAAATAGCTGATCTTGAAGGAAAGGATCTTGGTCATGCAGGCTCTGTCGAAGAGAAAAAGATCGGCGGAGACGAAATGACATTTGTCGAAGGATGCAAGGATCCAAAAGCAGTAAGCTTATTGTTAAGAGGCGGAACAGAACACTTTTTAGAGGAAGTAGAAAGAGCTCTTGAAGATGCTATAGGTGTCATATCTACAGCAATCGAAGATGGAACTATTTGTGCTGGCGGTGGAGCTGCAGAGATGGAACTATCAAAGAGACTTAACGAATATGCAGAAAAGATTAGCGGTAGAGAACAGCTAGCCGTTAAAGCATTCGCACAGGCAATGGAAGTAATTCCAAGAACTTTAGCTGAAAATGCAGGTATGGACCCAATCGATACAATCGTTGCACTCAAAGCTTCACATGAAACAAAAGATCACAAGAGATACGGAATTGACGTCTTTGACGGTAAAGTTAAAGACATGATGAAGGCCGGAGTTGTTGAGCCACTTAGAATAAAGGAGCAAGCAGTAAAGAGTGCTTCTGAATCAGCCATAATGATATTAAGGATTGATGACGTTATAGCCGCAAGCGGAATTGGTAAGAGAAGAGGAATGGGCGGCGATGACGACATGGATATGGGTGGCATGGGCGGAATGCCCGGTGGCATGCCTGGAATGATGTAA